Genomic window (Peromyscus eremicus chromosome 12, PerEre_H2_v1, whole genome shotgun sequence):
GTTTTTATATaactttgagtttttctcttttaagttattatctattattattaAAGATAGAAGACATTAAATATAATACTTAAACttcttgtttttctccttttcaggTCACAGAGCATCTCCTTTTAATATACTTTTATTCCAATTTAacaatcataaaataataaaatttcattagGAATTTTATCTGCTATCATCATTACCTCTGAATGGTTGCTAATTATGCTTTTAAATAATGTCATGCTATTTACTGTAATATAATCCTGTCTTCCTCAAAGCAACCACTCCAACCTAGTGCTGTGAATAATTCTTGTGATAATATCTCTGGTCATTTTGGTCATCTGAGACTGAAAACATCCCATACTCAGGAAAGCTTCTCTAGACatgaggtaaacaactcaaaatagcatcagaagtccctgaaactgaccagatttacTAGGTCCCTCTTTCCTTTAGAGTATGTAAGTAGTAAACACACACTGAGGGAGACAAGTGGCCTAGATGACTCACAGAGCAGCCAAGCGGAGACAAGCCgggctgcctggaagaagctCAGGACAATGAGGAACCTGAGAAGGACACTCTCCAATCTGTCCAGCTACCTgtaggctgtgcagtgtgttccAAGTTCCCAGATTTTCTGTGCTGTCtttcatgctggggtgggcttcggTGATGCAACTGTCCTTGAGACAtttatgctcctgtaagtaacctttcACCCACGTTTCTATAAGTAatctcaataaactcattggctcaTAAAGTTGGTCTATGGTGATATCCATACTTTGTattgtgcatacgtgtgtgtgcttttgtgagtacaggtgtgtgtgtgtatgcatgcatgtgtgtgtgtgtgtgtgtgtgtgtgtgtgtgtgtgtgtgtgagagagagagagagagagagagagagagagagagagagagagagaattttccttctccttcccactaGATTATGACATCATACTTAGATTCTAAAAGTAACTAAATTTACATTTGTCCATATTAGAGTCTATAAATTTCAAAACAGGTAAGAGATTGGTTTTCAACTTGCAGTTAGATTAACTTCAATCTCTAATGTATCGTTTCATTGTCCTAGAGCTTCAAGAATCTCTCAGGACAGAGAGACATTGCTTTCTACGTCCTTATCATCAACAAAGTCATGGACTCAGCAAACAGAGAGCAAGTCCTGAAACTCTGAATAAACCAAGCAGTCTTTGGAAAGGGATATGTAGATgatgaaaaaaaatgaggttCTATTCCAGAAATCCTTTGCAGGATTTGCTGAGCAGTTTATCTTCATGCTCTAAGCAATGGGTAATGTTCATACAAATGTTTTTATGTAGATGACCACCATCCAGTAATAGAAAAAGAGGGCAAGTTGGTGATAAAATGCTGGGAATGGTACagagaatgaaatgaagaaagaatagaggaaaaaacaatatgaaaaacaaataactTAAGTGAGAATCGGAGATGCCTTAGTGAGAGGgaaatatttatgtaatataaaaataagacttATAAGACTGTGAAAACATGGAAGGTCACTATTAGATGTGGTGTAAGGGGACACTTAAACCACTATAATGGGAAATACACAGCAAGAGGAACAGATAATGAGTATAGAAAATGAATTGTGTGTAGAATGATGGTTTAACCATACTGAGAGTAATTTAATGATTTATTAATCATTAATTAAGGGAGGACATCAAGGAATATATTGTAATTCCACTATAATGATTAGTAGCTTACAAAACACTCCCATTTGATTATGTCATCTGATTAGTTAGTGTTAGTACTTATATCCATTTTAGAGAGAAATAAACTGAGAATTACGGAGAATTTTGTATAAGACCCATGgtcagaaaagagaagaaatttgATTTAATTACATGTGTTCTGTACCAAATTGTGAGCGTTCTTTGCTGCTTCTTGCTGTAGTAGATTAATTCATTAACATTTTATGAAGCCCTGTATTAAGAATAACCTGAAAACCCTGCTCTGGCTATGTCTTTTAGATATCACTTGCTCTCAAGTGACTGGAGTACACCATCACATAAGCATTGCCCCTTACCTGTCACAAGCAATAATGTCTTAAagtaactaattttttttaaatctatatgcAAGAAGATCTTCCTTAGGAAGGTATTCCAGCCCACTACCACAATCTTGATACTTCCAAAGCATTTTCCTCTCCAATCATCATTTAACCCACAAGTTGGCCAGTGCACTCCGTGTCTGTTCACATTCAAGTTTTCCCCGGTGTTTTAAGAGTGGAATCCTGTTGCATATCCTAGAATGAAATAATCAAGCAGTAGGCTAATTTTCCTTGTCCACCTACCTCTGTTTCCCTTTGTGCTCTACAGACCCAGCTGAGAGTCTGTCCAGGGGTGACCCAAACCCTGGGAAGCTCCTCTTCTTCTTGGTCTCGAATACTTCGTTCTCCAAGGACACCAGCTCATCGAGAAGCAGGAGCTTAGCTGCCAGATCGGTGGCTGATTTCTCTTCCCTGCCTGTGGGTGGTGACTGCAAGCCTGCTGCTCCAAACTCAGAGGCctacagggcagagaaaggtgagCTCATTCACttagacaaagaaaaacaagtacGTACAAAACTGGCATTAGGCATTTTGTAACACTAGATGACATGCCCATTGCTCATTTTATGATGCCTTGGGGTTATGTCTTAGAAAGAAAGCTAGAATTTGGGGGCCTGGAACATATAGAAATGTATTTACTGATTGGTCTTTCATATGTAGCCCCAGAAACATCAGCAGCATCTTCCCTATCCACCATGGAGCTCTCCCTATACCTCTTTTTATCATTGCACTCATCACATTTTGCTTTAAATAAAATCTGTTAAAACAAATTTATATTATTAGGTATAAGTAACTTGAGAGCCATGGCCTaagcttttatttcttgtattcaatgCCTATCCCAGTATTTTTTTcacaacaaaaaaatctgaacTTGATGTTTCTGAAAGCAAAAACCTTAATGTCATGGTATTTTACTTCCATGATCCATCTGTTATCTAGGTAAGTCACTAACACTCCATTGTGTTCCACCTTCTGCATTAAGTTAAAGGGatgcaaaaataatcaaaatcctGTTTCTGTGTCCAAGGAAATTAATAGCTCAGTCTACATGATTTATTAAAAAGTATAAGCAATGTGAAGAGTTTCCCCAATAATAATACTGTTACAGGCACATTTTCTTTGTACCTCATGCAAGTCATAATGGATGAGTGTTCAGGGTGGaaagtctttttttccccccgtCCGAAGCCTAGTAACAGAATTTTAGAAACTGCTCTTGTTAAACCCCAGACTCCTTTATTGTCAAGGAACATAACTTCTGTTCTAAGTTTTGAGCATCATTAACATGCTCCTAACACTTAAAATtgatattaattttaataatttcttatTGTAGATACCTTTTATGATGTTTATTTTCCCGTGAGTTATCCAAAATAATAGGGTCAAAGAGAGACTCAACTCCTTAAGTGGCAACTGATAAACTTTACCTTGGTtgccttggaaaaaaaaaaggattgattATCAGTCAAAAGGCCAGCTAGACTACCCCTATGTGAGTACTTAACCACTGATGCTGCAGAGGTGATTGGAGGAAgctgtatgaccgtgggagctgcttgataatgatgatgatcaGAAGCTGGGCTGAAATTTCCCTGCAATTATTTCTATTCAGGCCAGAGGAGTGGCCTAGCAGAAAGACTGTTGTGGTTGGTATAAACTAGTAATGCCATGATTAGTGTATACATGCCTTCATTTGCATGAAGATTTGCTATAAATGGTCTGTGTTTCTGGCTGTACAAGCAGGTAGCTCAGCTCACTGAGCTCATTTGATAAGCTAACCAATAGGCACACTCCTGTGGCATCTCCTCCTCGACCCATAGCAACATAAGGCTCAATGCAAAGCTTCTTCTCTCCAGTGGCGTTTCCTGCCTGATTTTGCTGTTATACAGGCAAGGTAGAGCTTCAGAAGCAGCTGACAATTTCAGCAAGAGAAAAGACAGGCTCTGGCAGCAGAGAGGTAGCAGAGAGAGTGGTAGCAGAGGCACAAAGCGATGGCAGTTACCTTCTTTGCAGTGGCAACTGTGACAACAGCCACAGCAAACCGACGGCCGGAAAGTTCTCCAACAGGAGAGCATCCAAGGCAGACACAAAACAAATGGCAGAAGTAAAGAGAACGTGAGAAAGATCAGGGAACCAAGGCTGAAGGACAGAGAGCTCTAAGCAGCCAGAAAAGTAAAACTGGAGTCACTGGAATCACACCAGTGACATTTTGCAGGCCTTAAAGACCAAAGATCTCAGGCACTTTAGAACCAGGAATTGTACCACTAGTCAAGGGCTAG
Coding sequences:
- the Ostn gene encoding osteocrin; this encodes MLDRRLTSAHFILAVIVMMWSSGKAFSVDVATEASEFGAAGLQSPPTGREEKSATDLAAKLLLLDELVSLENEVFETKKKRSFPGFGSPLDRLSAGSVEHKGKQRKVDHSKKRFGIPMDRIGRNRLSSSRG